Proteins from a genomic interval of Odontesthes bonariensis isolate fOdoBon6 chromosome 7, fOdoBon6.hap1, whole genome shotgun sequence:
- the LOC142384896 gene encoding zona pellucida sperm-binding protein 3-like translates to MKLFIRISFWLLCGALAAEAAQKFNQITLPPASRIKHRRPYQSEVQQPAAVQQEKQSISEPLSWRYPSLPDEEEPRYPPNFELKVPMPAESVSAICGDRTIRVEVKKDLLGIGKPVLGSDVTLGGCVAIGEDLDNQIIIFESELHGCGSQLLMSEDSFIYVFTLFYTPSSLGDGTIVRGRDVSVSIQCHYQRKHDVSSGLLRPTWTPFTGSKDSEESLYFSLQLMTDDWQLPHPVSHFLLGDVMKFEASVKPFHHIPLRVTVDSCVATVVPNVDTVPRYSFLGNIGCLFDSQLTGSSSQFLPRSQDDKLQFEVEAFRFEQDHSGVLYITCSLRATSAAAPVSATNKACSFSNGWREASGNHHACSCCDTDCGKDGRSELTVLHWNEKLLLGQFS, encoded by the exons ATGAAATTGTTTATCAGGATTTCCTTTTGGTTGTTATGTggagctttagcagcagaagcTGCTCAGAAGTTCAATCAGATCACTCTTCCACCAGCCAGCAGGATTAAACACCGGAGACCATACCAGTCTGAAGTTCAGCAACCAGCAG CAGTCCAGCAGGAGAAACAGTCTATCAGTGAACCTTTGTCTTGGAGGTATCCTAGTCTTCCAGATGAAGAAGAGCCTCGCTACCCCCCAAACTTTGAGCTTAAGGTTCCAATGCCAGCTGAGAGCGTCAGCGCCATCTGCGGGGACAGAACTATCCGGGTGGAGGTCAAGAAAGACCTGCTGGGGATTGGTAAACCTGTCCTGGGTTCAGATGTCACTCTGGGAGGATGTGTTGCCATAGGGGAAGATCTCGACAATCAAATCATAATCTTTGAGTCTGAGCTGCATGGGTGTGGCAGCCAGCTGCTG ATGTCTGAGGACTCGTTTATCTACGTCTTCACGCTGTTCTACACTCCCAGTTCACTGGGAGATGGTACCATTGTTCGAGGAAGAGATGTCTCTGTCAGCATCCAATGTCACTATCAGAG AAAGCACGATGTGAGCAGTGGACTGCTGAGGCCAACTTGGACTCCCTTTACTGGCAGCAAAGACTCAGAGGAAAGTCTGTACTTCTCTCTGCAACTCATGACTG ATGACTGGCAGCTCCCCCACCCAGTTTCTCATTTCCTACTAGGTGACGTAATGAAGTTTGAAGCCTCAGTCAAACCGTTTCATCACATCCCTCTAAGAGTGACAGTGGACAGCTGTGTGGCAACTGTAGTCCCAAATGTTGACACTGTCCCTCGATACAGCTTTCTGGGCAACATTGG GTGTCTGTTTGACAGTCAGCTAACAGGATCCAGCTCTCAGTTCCTGCCTCGGTCTCAGGACGACAAACTGCAGTTTGAGGTGGAGGCATTCAGGTTCGAGCAGGACCACAGTGGCGTG CTCTACATCACCTGCAGTCTGAGGGCCACATCAGCTGCTGCACCTGTCAGTGCCACAAACAAGGCCTGTTCCTTCTCAAACGG GTGGAGGGAGGCCAGTGGCAACCATCATGCATGCTCCTGCTGTGACACAGACTGTGGAAAGGATGGCAGGAGCGAGCTGACT GTCCTTCACTGGAACGAGAAACTACTGTTGGGCCAATTCTCGTGA
- the LOC142384361 gene encoding ceramide kinase-like isoform X1, giving the protein MDRPGRLLLVSELRVRNAAYDVSLSRSLLTWKRRASCPVYHPFRPRFCVPLFPRRPDSGVPHSVPVSEIISVRKEEEENSSRRKDDGSWRKIKERDGKECRQTFTVSYVERCRQHRWRCAEVTFMCPDEALCQSWICSIREQLVNITSRPKNLLVYINPYSGKRQGKRIYKQKVAPLFAQAGVSTHVIVTEHANHARDHLRADAELKEFDGVVCVGGDGMFSEIIHGLIWRTQIDSSIDPNCPDEMLSPCLLRIGIIPAGSTDCICFATVGTNDPVTSALHIIVGDSQPMDVSSVHHNNTFLRYSVSLLGYGFYGDVLTDSERKRWVGPARYDLSGLKMFLTHHYYEGTVSYLPARGIMGTPRDAARCRSGCAVCQHNGQKLSEKSEKYETEEASYENDGEWRTIRGKFLAINAASMSCACPRSPKGLSPAAHLADGTTDLILIRKCSRFDFLRHLLRHTSKDDQFDLTFVEVHRVVRFRFTPRHCQSDSDLELDLLENGKRQIFSQICRDHPACGCARAYSSWNCDGEILTHTAINVRVYCQLIKLFARGIEEPQVFEDLCNPCAI; this is encoded by the exons ATGGATAGGCCGGGTAGGCTGCTGCTAGTGTCCGAGCTCCGCGTCAGAAACGCCGCGTACGATGTGAGCCTGAGCCGGTCCCTACTCACCTGGAAGAGACGGGCCTCCTGCCCGGTGTACCACCCTTTCAGACCCA GGTTTTGTGTTCCTTTGTTTCCTCGTCGACCAGACTCAG gTGTGCCTCACAGTGTGCCAGTGTCAGAGATCATCTCTGTcagaaaggaagaggaggagaacagcAGCAGACGAAAAGATGATGGCAGCTGGAGAAAGATCAAAGAGAGAGATGGAAAGGAGTGCAGGCAGACCTTCACAG TGTCTTACGTGGAGAGGTGTCGGCAGCACCGCTGGCGGTGTGCTGAGGTTACCTTCATGTGTCCAGACGAGGCACTTTGCCAGAGCTGGATCTGCAGCATCAGAGAGCAGCTAGTCAATATCA CTAGCAGACCCAAAAACCTTCTGGTCTACATTAACCCATATAGCGGGAAGCGCCAGGGCAAACGCATCTACAAGCAGAAGGTTGCTCCGCTTTTTGCTCAGGCCGGTGTCTCCACACATGTAATTG TGACGGAACACGCCAATCATGCGAGGGATCACCTGAGGGCAGATGCAGAGCTCAAGGAGTTCGATGG CGTGGTGTGTGTGGGAGGGGACGGCATGTTTAGTGAGATTATCCACGGTCTGATATGGAGGACGCAAATCGACAGCAGCATAGATCCAAACTGTCCCGATGAAATGCTGTCTCCCTGCTTGCTTCGCATTGGAATCATTCCTGCAG GTTCAACAGACTGTATCTGCTTTGCCACTGTGGGAACCAATGATCCAGTGACCTCTGCTCTGCACATCATTGTAG gaGACTCGCAGCCAATGGATGTGAGCTCTGTTCACCACAACAACACATTCCTGCGATACTCCGTCTCCCTGCTGGGGTATGGTTTCTATGGTGACGTGCTTACTGACAGTGAGAGGAAGAGATGGGTGGGACCAGCCAGATATGACTTGTCAG GCTTGAAAATGTTCCTGACTCATCACTACTATGAAGGAACAGTTTCCTACCTGCCAGCCAGAGGCATTATGGGAACACCGCGAGATGCTGCTAGGTGTCGATCCGG CTGTGCAGTTTGTCAACACAATGGGCAGAAACTTTCAGAGAAATCTGAGAAGTACGAGACGGAGGAAGCATCATATG AGAATGATGGTGAGTGGAGGACAATCCGAGGAAAGTTCTTAGCTATAAACGCAGCCAGTATGAGCTGCGCTTGCCCTCGCAGCCCCAAAGGCCTCTCACCTGCTGCCCACCTGGCTGACGGCACCACCGACCTCATCCTGATCCGAAAGTGTTCCCGCTTTGACTTCCTCAGACACCTCCTCCGACACACTAGCAAAGACGACCAG TTCGATCTGACCTTTGTTGAGGTCCACCGGGTAGTGCGATTCCGCTTCACGCCGCGTCACTGCCAGAGCGACTCGGACCTCGAGCTGGACTTGCTCGAAAATGGCAAACGCCAGATCTTCAGCCAGATCTGCAGAGACCACCCAGCTTGTGGTTGTGCACGCGCCTACAGCAGCTGGAACTGCGATGGCGAGATCCTGACCCACACCGCCATCAACGTCAG agtgtactgCCAGTTGATCAAGTTGTTTGCGCGAGGGATCGAAGAGCCACAAGTGTTTGAGGATCTCTGCAATCCATGTGCGATATAA
- the LOC142384361 gene encoding ceramide kinase-like isoform X2 encodes MDRPGRLLLVSELRVRNAAYDVSLSRSLLTWKRRASCPVYHPFRPSVPHSVPVSEIISVRKEEEENSSRRKDDGSWRKIKERDGKECRQTFTVSYVERCRQHRWRCAEVTFMCPDEALCQSWICSIREQLVNITSRPKNLLVYINPYSGKRQGKRIYKQKVAPLFAQAGVSTHVIVTEHANHARDHLRADAELKEFDGVVCVGGDGMFSEIIHGLIWRTQIDSSIDPNCPDEMLSPCLLRIGIIPAGSTDCICFATVGTNDPVTSALHIIVGDSQPMDVSSVHHNNTFLRYSVSLLGYGFYGDVLTDSERKRWVGPARYDLSGLKMFLTHHYYEGTVSYLPARGIMGTPRDAARCRSGCAVCQHNGQKLSEKSEKYETEEASYENDGEWRTIRGKFLAINAASMSCACPRSPKGLSPAAHLADGTTDLILIRKCSRFDFLRHLLRHTSKDDQFDLTFVEVHRVVRFRFTPRHCQSDSDLELDLLENGKRQIFSQICRDHPACGCARAYSSWNCDGEILTHTAINVRVYCQLIKLFARGIEEPQVFEDLCNPCAI; translated from the exons ATGGATAGGCCGGGTAGGCTGCTGCTAGTGTCCGAGCTCCGCGTCAGAAACGCCGCGTACGATGTGAGCCTGAGCCGGTCCCTACTCACCTGGAAGAGACGGGCCTCCTGCCCGGTGTACCACCCTTTCAGACCCA gTGTGCCTCACAGTGTGCCAGTGTCAGAGATCATCTCTGTcagaaaggaagaggaggagaacagcAGCAGACGAAAAGATGATGGCAGCTGGAGAAAGATCAAAGAGAGAGATGGAAAGGAGTGCAGGCAGACCTTCACAG TGTCTTACGTGGAGAGGTGTCGGCAGCACCGCTGGCGGTGTGCTGAGGTTACCTTCATGTGTCCAGACGAGGCACTTTGCCAGAGCTGGATCTGCAGCATCAGAGAGCAGCTAGTCAATATCA CTAGCAGACCCAAAAACCTTCTGGTCTACATTAACCCATATAGCGGGAAGCGCCAGGGCAAACGCATCTACAAGCAGAAGGTTGCTCCGCTTTTTGCTCAGGCCGGTGTCTCCACACATGTAATTG TGACGGAACACGCCAATCATGCGAGGGATCACCTGAGGGCAGATGCAGAGCTCAAGGAGTTCGATGG CGTGGTGTGTGTGGGAGGGGACGGCATGTTTAGTGAGATTATCCACGGTCTGATATGGAGGACGCAAATCGACAGCAGCATAGATCCAAACTGTCCCGATGAAATGCTGTCTCCCTGCTTGCTTCGCATTGGAATCATTCCTGCAG GTTCAACAGACTGTATCTGCTTTGCCACTGTGGGAACCAATGATCCAGTGACCTCTGCTCTGCACATCATTGTAG gaGACTCGCAGCCAATGGATGTGAGCTCTGTTCACCACAACAACACATTCCTGCGATACTCCGTCTCCCTGCTGGGGTATGGTTTCTATGGTGACGTGCTTACTGACAGTGAGAGGAAGAGATGGGTGGGACCAGCCAGATATGACTTGTCAG GCTTGAAAATGTTCCTGACTCATCACTACTATGAAGGAACAGTTTCCTACCTGCCAGCCAGAGGCATTATGGGAACACCGCGAGATGCTGCTAGGTGTCGATCCGG CTGTGCAGTTTGTCAACACAATGGGCAGAAACTTTCAGAGAAATCTGAGAAGTACGAGACGGAGGAAGCATCATATG AGAATGATGGTGAGTGGAGGACAATCCGAGGAAAGTTCTTAGCTATAAACGCAGCCAGTATGAGCTGCGCTTGCCCTCGCAGCCCCAAAGGCCTCTCACCTGCTGCCCACCTGGCTGACGGCACCACCGACCTCATCCTGATCCGAAAGTGTTCCCGCTTTGACTTCCTCAGACACCTCCTCCGACACACTAGCAAAGACGACCAG TTCGATCTGACCTTTGTTGAGGTCCACCGGGTAGTGCGATTCCGCTTCACGCCGCGTCACTGCCAGAGCGACTCGGACCTCGAGCTGGACTTGCTCGAAAATGGCAAACGCCAGATCTTCAGCCAGATCTGCAGAGACCACCCAGCTTGTGGTTGTGCACGCGCCTACAGCAGCTGGAACTGCGATGGCGAGATCCTGACCCACACCGCCATCAACGTCAG agtgtactgCCAGTTGATCAAGTTGTTTGCGCGAGGGATCGAAGAGCCACAAGTGTTTGAGGATCTCTGCAATCCATGTGCGATATAA